The proteins below come from a single bacterium genomic window:
- a CDS encoding motility protein A — protein sequence MDFATLIGVVGAGALIMWAILMGGSITQFINVPSLIMVGGGTMMALLANYPLSRVLGMLAILKKTLTVATSDPLAYIGKLVGYAEQARKEGMLALEEHAENEENEFLRKGLRLAVDGNDPALLKQIMQTDIDQQQARHLEGRKILESGGTFAPAFGMVGTLVGLINMLATLDDPSTIGMGMAVALLTTFYGAVMANAFFLPLAGKLESRSREEVLIREMVIEGVMAIQSGDSPRIVEEKLKSFLMPSVQQKLEAAKDGLAA from the coding sequence GTGGATTTCGCAACACTGATAGGCGTCGTCGGTGCTGGCGCGTTGATCATGTGGGCTATCCTGATGGGCGGCTCCATCACCCAGTTCATCAACGTGCCGTCGCTGATCATGGTCGGCGGCGGCACCATGATGGCCCTGCTCGCCAACTACCCGCTGTCGAGGGTCCTGGGCATGCTCGCCATCCTGAAGAAGACCCTCACGGTCGCCACCAGCGATCCCCTGGCCTACATCGGCAAGCTGGTGGGGTACGCCGAGCAGGCGCGCAAGGAGGGCATGCTGGCTCTCGAGGAGCACGCCGAGAACGAGGAGAACGAGTTCCTGCGCAAGGGCCTGCGCCTGGCGGTCGACGGCAACGATCCCGCGCTCCTGAAGCAGATCATGCAGACGGACATCGATCAGCAGCAGGCCCGCCATCTGGAGGGCCGCAAGATCCTGGAGTCCGGCGGCACCTTCGCGCCCGCTTTTGGCATGGTCGGCACCCTGGTCGGCCTGATCAACATGCTCGCGACACTGGACGATCCCAGCACCATCGGCATGGGCATGGCCGTCGCCCTGCTGACGACGTTCTACGGCGCGGTCATGGCCAACGCCTTCTTCCTGCCGCTGGCGGGCAAGTTGGAGTCGCGCTCGCGCGAGGAGGTCCTCATACGCGAGATGGTCATCGAGGGCGTGATGGCCATCCAGAGCGGCGATTCGCCGCGCATCGTCGAGGAGAAGCTCAAGTCGTTCCTGATGCCGTCGGTCCAGCAGAAGCTGGAGGCGGCGAAGGACGGCCTGGCGGCATGA
- a CDS encoding flagellar hook-basal body complex protein, translated as MLRSLYAGISGLSANAIELDVIGNNIANANTVGYKSSRVTFREMLSQTIRPASRPVSGGRGGMNPQQIGLGSSVGSIDARFAQGHLQTTGLANDLALQGDGFFILSDGYGSYFTRAGAFGLDAQDYLVDPSTGMHLQGLMADATGQITNGQFGDLFIDPSMTVPAAASSSVRLFGNLDAASEAQGDILETSHFMAAAAGGDLLTALYAQNGDAMGLVAGDEIALTGMIDDGGATQISVPGFEVGNPGLTIDDLAAWIVSTLESLPEFAAGELAVAIAADGSLELTNNSGTASLQNLQLTVPSRSDFNQTFRFTTSIGPGGTGTTFDAVREAGQARAAATSDDLMVELYNSNGQSLGLNVTPSNPATNISISGSVGETQTASHSMVVDDTTTVGDLLTGLQIAFGISSEPVSMNADGEIVMRGETGTENALGQLDIREVGEVNPVFETSFNFAQIQEASDGQDFTASAVAYDSLGDVHTVQFTFTKVVGSNEWNWVAELEGDEEIVDGGTGTVSFTDAGEIIAFRYTDDAGGLTFRPQPTGAVGAREITLQIDAGQFGDFNGLTQYAAQGGLQSITDGYTVGQLLDYEINTDGMIIGRFSNDTVQTLAQIGIARFPNYQGLQRSEGNTFQSSGNSGSAMQGLAGGASGTFIVSGSLEGSNVDLTQELTNMVVAQRAFQANAKVITTGDQIMQEIISMLR; from the coding sequence ATGCTTCGATCCCTCTACGCAGGTATCTCGGGTCTCAGCGCCAACGCAATCGAGCTGGATGTGATTGGCAACAACATCGCAAACGCCAACACCGTGGGGTACAAGTCCTCCCGCGTCACCTTCCGGGAGATGCTGAGTCAGACCATCCGGCCGGCCTCGCGGCCGGTCTCGGGCGGGCGCGGCGGCATGAACCCCCAGCAGATCGGGCTGGGCTCGTCCGTGGGCAGTATCGACGCACGCTTCGCACAGGGCCACCTGCAGACCACGGGGCTGGCGAACGACCTGGCGCTGCAGGGCGACGGGTTCTTCATCCTGAGCGACGGCTACGGCAGCTACTTCACGCGGGCAGGCGCCTTCGGGCTGGACGCGCAGGACTACCTGGTCGATCCTTCGACCGGCATGCACCTGCAGGGCCTGATGGCGGATGCCACCGGACAGATCACCAACGGCCAGTTCGGGGACCTGTTCATCGATCCCAGCATGACCGTGCCCGCCGCCGCCTCGAGCAGCGTCCGCCTGTTCGGCAATCTCGACGCGGCTTCCGAGGCCCAGGGCGACATCCTGGAAACGTCGCACTTCATGGCGGCCGCGGCGGGCGGCGACCTGCTGACGGCGCTCTACGCGCAGAACGGCGACGCCATGGGCCTGGTCGCCGGCGACGAGATCGCCCTGACCGGCATGATCGACGACGGCGGGGCCACGCAGATCTCGGTGCCCGGCTTCGAGGTGGGCAACCCGGGCCTGACCATCGACGATCTGGCCGCCTGGATCGTCTCCACGCTGGAGTCGTTGCCGGAATTCGCCGCGGGCGAACTGGCCGTCGCCATCGCCGCGGACGGCTCGCTCGAGCTGACCAACAACAGCGGCACGGCCTCCCTCCAGAACCTGCAGCTGACCGTTCCCAGCCGCTCAGACTTCAACCAGACCTTCCGCTTCACAACCTCCATCGGTCCGGGCGGCACGGGCACCACCTTCGATGCGGTGCGCGAGGCGGGCCAGGCACGCGCGGCAGCGACGTCGGACGACCTGATGGTCGAACTCTACAACAGCAACGGCCAGAGCCTCGGCCTGAACGTGACGCCCTCGAACCCGGCCACCAACATCAGCATCAGCGGATCGGTCGGGGAGACCCAGACAGCATCGCACAGCATGGTCGTGGACGACACGACCACGGTCGGGGACCTGCTCACCGGCCTGCAGATCGCCTTCGGCATCTCCAGCGAGCCCGTGTCCATGAACGCGGACGGCGAGATCGTCATGCGGGGGGAGACCGGCACGGAGAATGCCCTGGGACAGCTGGACATCCGCGAGGTCGGCGAGGTCAATCCGGTCTTCGAGACCTCCTTCAACTTCGCCCAGATCCAGGAAGCCTCCGACGGGCAGGACTTCACGGCGTCGGCCGTCGCCTACGACTCCCTGGGCGACGTCCACACCGTCCAGTTCACCTTCACCAAGGTCGTGGGCAGCAACGAGTGGAACTGGGTGGCGGAGCTCGAGGGCGACGAGGAGATCGTCGATGGCGGCACGGGGACCGTCAGCTTCACGGACGCCGGCGAGATCATCGCCTTCCGCTATACCGACGATGCCGGCGGCTTGACCTTCCGGCCCCAGCCCACGGGCGCGGTGGGCGCCCGGGAGATCACGCTGCAGATCGACGCGGGACAGTTCGGCGATTTCAACGGCCTGACCCAGTACGCCGCCCAGGGCGGCCTGCAGTCGATCACCGACGGCTATACCGTGGGCCAACTGCTCGACTACGAGATCAACACCGACGGCATGATCATCGGTCGTTTCTCCAACGACACGGTGCAGACCCTGGCCCAGATCGGCATCGCACGGTTCCCGAACTACCAGGGCCTGCAGCGCAGCGAGGGCAACACTTTCCAGTCCAGCGGCAACTCGGGCTCGGCCATGCAAGGCCTGGCCGGGGGCGCCAGCGGGACCTTCATCGTCTCCGGCTCCCTCGAGGGCTCCAACGTGGACCTGACGCAGGAGCTGACGAACATGGTGGTGGCGCAGCGCGCCTTCCAGGCCAACGCCAAGGTCATCACCACCGGCGACCAGATCATGCAGGAGATCATCTCGATGTTGCGGTAG
- a CDS encoding flagellar FlbD family protein gives MINVTKLNGSRLVINADLVEFIESTPDTLLTLTTGRKVMVKEDMESVVQRIVDYRRLSCSHPVPVGGPDNVFDSNKS, from the coding sequence ATGATAAACGTGACAAAACTCAACGGCAGTCGGCTCGTGATAAACGCCGATCTTGTCGAATTCATCGAGAGCACGCCGGACACCCTGCTGACCCTGACCACCGGCCGCAAGGTCATGGTCAAGGAGGACATGGAATCGGTCGTGCAGCGGATCGTCGATTATCGGCGACTGTCGTGCAGCCACCCGGTCCCTGTCGGCGGTCCGGACAACGTGTTCGACAGCAACAAGTCTTAG